One region of Bacillus zhangzhouensis genomic DNA includes:
- a CDS encoding DUF421 domain-containing protein — protein sequence MPFLSILIELFIGFFALFFITKLLGKTQFAQITPFDFISALILGEMVGNAIFDPEVKIQHILFAVAVWGILIYTVEWLSQRFKSIRAFLEGRPTLVIDKGKIHYNRLKKNMLDINQLQTLVRAKGHFALNEIEYAILETDGSVSVLPKMKYAQATAEDVNVKGKKVNLPRTFIIDGEILKKDLQEAGFDESWLNEQLKKQHISSYRDVLFCEWIENEGIYAMQYEKSKKTSTT from the coding sequence GTGCCGTTTCTTAGTATTTTGATTGAACTCTTTATCGGGTTTTTCGCTTTATTTTTTATTACAAAATTATTAGGGAAAACACAATTTGCACAAATCACACCGTTTGATTTCATTTCTGCACTAATTTTAGGCGAAATGGTCGGAAACGCCATTTTCGATCCAGAAGTCAAGATTCAGCACATTTTATTTGCTGTTGCGGTATGGGGCATTCTCATTTATACAGTTGAATGGCTTTCTCAGCGCTTTAAATCCATTCGTGCTTTTTTAGAAGGAAGACCTACTCTTGTGATTGATAAAGGGAAGATTCACTACAACCGGTTGAAGAAGAATATGCTTGATATCAATCAGCTACAAACACTGGTTCGCGCAAAAGGCCATTTTGCCCTGAATGAAATTGAATATGCCATTTTGGAAACTGACGGCTCTGTCAGCGTTCTTCCCAAAATGAAATACGCCCAAGCCACAGCTGAAGATGTGAACGTGAAGGGAAAAAAGGTCAACTTGCCTAGAACGTTTATTATTGACGGCGAAATTTTAAAAAAAGATCTGCAAGAAGCCGGCTTTGACGAATCCTGGCTGAATGAGCAATTAAAAAAGCAGCACATTTCTTCCTATCGAGATGTTCTATTTTGTGAATGGATTGAAAATGAAGGGATTTATGCGATGCAATACGAGAAGTCTAAAAAAACATCCACAACATAA
- the nirB gene encoding nitrite reductase large subunit NirB: MKEKLVLVGNGMAGIRSLENILKTDGERFDMTVFGSEPHPNYNRILLSKVLQGDTKVEDITLNDWNWYQEHDIQLFTNETIVKIDTKNQTVTSDQGRTVHFDRLILATGSLPFILPIPGSDKKGVTAFRTLQDTEEMVNASTKYKKAAVIGGGLLGLEAARGLLNLGMEVNVIHLGSHLMERQLDPIAGQLLQKALEEQGMKFLLGKQTSEILGDTRVEGLSFSDGSALETDLVVMAAGIKPSKMLAEISGLEVNRGIIVNDFMETSVPGIYAVGECVEHRGQTYGLVAPLYDQANVLAKHVCGLNPAPYEGSVLSTQLKVSGVDVFSAGDFIENDEKKAIKIFDEQKGIYQKLVFQQNRLVGAVMFGETSDGPRLFSYIKEGVDMSDMEKVSVLTSNNPAQESSIDSMANDHIVCGCNGVSKGQIVEAIQKEGLTTFQEVKQCTSASRSCGGCQPVVEEILWHTLGEDANRTAQKETICACTNLSRDEVIHEIKEKGLQHVKEVMNVLDWKTEEGCSKCRPALNYYLGMLHPLEYKDEKSSRFVNERMHANIQNDGTYSVVPRMYGGVTNANDLRKIADVVDKYEIPLVKMTGGQRIDLLGVKKEDLPKVWADLDMPSGYAYGKSLRTVKTCVGEQFCRFGTQDSMALGIALEKKFEGLATPHKVKMAVSACPRNCAESGIKDLGIVGIDGGFELYAGGNGGTHLRAGDLLMKVSTAEEVEQMAAAYLQYYRETANYLERTSAWVDRLGLDHIQSVLLDDEKRTALIERMDIALSTYEEPWQELRESQKDTRQLFQKATASV; this comes from the coding sequence ATGAAAGAAAAACTCGTATTAGTGGGGAACGGTATGGCCGGCATTCGAAGCCTTGAAAACATTTTAAAAACAGACGGCGAACGATTCGACATGACGGTGTTTGGGAGTGAACCGCATCCTAACTATAACCGGATTCTCTTATCGAAAGTGCTTCAAGGAGATACGAAGGTCGAAGATATTACGTTAAACGATTGGAACTGGTATCAAGAGCATGATATTCAGCTGTTTACAAACGAGACCATTGTGAAGATCGATACAAAGAACCAAACAGTCACCAGTGATCAAGGACGGACCGTGCATTTTGACCGATTGATTTTAGCAACAGGGTCACTTCCATTCATCCTGCCAATTCCAGGGAGTGATAAAAAAGGCGTGACGGCTTTTCGTACATTGCAGGACACTGAGGAAATGGTCAATGCCTCTACCAAGTACAAAAAAGCAGCAGTCATCGGAGGCGGACTCCTTGGGCTTGAAGCGGCACGCGGCCTATTAAACTTAGGCATGGAAGTGAATGTCATTCACCTCGGCTCTCATTTAATGGAACGCCAGCTAGACCCTATTGCAGGCCAGCTCCTTCAAAAAGCATTAGAAGAACAGGGCATGAAATTCCTGTTAGGAAAACAGACGAGTGAGATTTTAGGAGATACAAGAGTAGAAGGTTTATCATTTTCAGACGGCTCTGCACTTGAGACAGACCTAGTCGTCATGGCTGCGGGAATTAAACCAAGTAAAATGCTTGCAGAAATAAGCGGGCTTGAAGTGAATCGAGGTATTATCGTCAATGATTTCATGGAAACAAGTGTCCCGGGCATTTATGCGGTCGGAGAATGTGTAGAACACAGGGGACAAACGTATGGATTAGTTGCTCCTTTATACGATCAAGCGAATGTACTTGCCAAGCATGTATGCGGCTTGAACCCTGCTCCATATGAAGGCTCTGTTCTGTCAACACAGCTGAAAGTATCAGGAGTTGATGTATTTTCAGCTGGTGATTTTATTGAAAATGATGAGAAAAAAGCGATTAAGATTTTTGACGAACAAAAAGGCATCTATCAAAAACTCGTCTTCCAGCAAAACCGATTAGTAGGCGCCGTCATGTTTGGAGAAACAAGCGACGGACCTCGTTTATTCTCGTACATTAAAGAAGGAGTAGATATGTCGGATATGGAGAAGGTATCCGTCTTAACCTCCAATAATCCGGCGCAAGAAAGCTCGATTGACAGCATGGCAAACGACCATATCGTTTGCGGCTGTAATGGTGTGTCAAAAGGGCAGATTGTGGAAGCCATTCAAAAAGAAGGCTTAACAACGTTTCAGGAAGTCAAGCAATGTACAAGCGCCTCACGATCATGCGGAGGCTGTCAGCCCGTCGTTGAAGAGATTCTTTGGCATACGCTGGGTGAGGATGCGAACCGTACAGCCCAAAAAGAAACCATCTGCGCCTGCACCAATCTTTCACGAGATGAAGTCATTCATGAAATCAAAGAGAAAGGCTTGCAGCATGTCAAAGAAGTGATGAATGTACTTGACTGGAAGACAGAGGAAGGCTGTTCAAAATGCCGCCCTGCGCTGAATTATTATTTAGGCATGCTTCATCCACTTGAGTATAAAGATGAAAAGAGCTCACGCTTTGTAAATGAACGCATGCATGCCAATATTCAAAACGATGGCACCTATTCGGTTGTTCCGCGGATGTACGGCGGTGTCACCAATGCAAATGACCTGAGGAAAATAGCCGATGTCGTCGACAAATATGAAATACCGCTTGTGAAAATGACTGGCGGCCAGCGTATCGACCTTCTAGGTGTCAAAAAAGAAGATTTACCTAAAGTGTGGGCGGATCTCGATATGCCATCGGGTTATGCATATGGAAAATCTTTAAGAACGGTCAAAACATGTGTTGGAGAACAATTTTGCAGGTTCGGCACGCAGGACTCCATGGCTCTTGGAATTGCACTTGAAAAGAAATTTGAAGGACTCGCGACACCGCATAAAGTAAAAATGGCCGTCTCTGCTTGTCCTAGAAACTGTGCAGAGTCCGGAATTAAAGACCTCGGCATTGTGGGAATAGATGGAGGGTTTGAATTGTACGCCGGCGGAAATGGCGGCACACACCTGCGGGCTGGAGATTTATTAATGAAGGTCAGTACAGCAGAAGAAGTAGAGCAAATGGCCGCTGCATATCTGCAATATTACAGAGAAACAGCAAATTATTTAGAAAGAACCTCTGCTTGGGTTGATCGACTTGGGTTAGATCATATTCAATCAGTACTCCTAGATGATGAAAAACGAACAGCCTTAATCGAAAGAATGGACATTGCGCTTTCAACATATGAAGAGCCTTGGCAGGAGCTTCGAGAGAGTCAAAAAGACACGAGACAATTATTTCAAAAAGCGACGGCTTCCGTATAA
- the nirD gene encoding nitrite reductase small subunit NirD, translating into MTVSVVKVHIGTLSDFPLQLGKTVEAGTLELAVFQTSNKQFKAIENRCPHKGGVLAEGMISGNHVFCPMHDWKIDLSSGNVEAPDHGCVRTYETLVEGDNVFILLPS; encoded by the coding sequence ATGACAGTTTCAGTTGTTAAAGTTCACATTGGCACCCTATCAGATTTTCCGCTCCAGTTAGGGAAAACAGTTGAAGCAGGTACGCTTGAATTAGCTGTTTTTCAAACCTCTAATAAGCAGTTCAAAGCCATTGAAAATCGCTGTCCTCATAAAGGCGGCGTTCTAGCTGAAGGGATGATCAGCGGCAATCATGTCTTCTGTCCAATGCATGATTGGAAGATTGATCTTTCATCAGGAAACGTTGAAGCACCAGATCACGGATGCGTTAGAACATATGAAACATTAGTTGAAGGGGACAATGTATTTATTTTATTGCCTTCATAA